The sequence TTTAAGGAATTTTTGTACAGTCTCTTCTAGAGTAATCAAACTCTTTTTCCTATATATGGATATGGATGCGCAGAAAAATTGGTCCTCATTGAAATTCCCAATTTTGGAAGAAATTCTATTTATTTCGGGCGAGACGGGCTAGTAAGATGAATAATATGAGTTATGTACCATAAACTTTGTATCGCGCACATTACTTAGATAAGCTCCCTAAAGTCACGTAGGGGGATAACAAAAtggaatatgaagaaaaaaacgaagaaataaAAGAGGATTGGATTCCACTTGTTCTGGATCTTAATTTCACATTGTCTAGTCGGATCATTCCACACCCCTCGAGACTATATATAGTCTTGGGTTTTTAGAAGCAACTAAATTCATATTGTAATTCTTTTTTTCGCTATTAATATTTAGAATGTTAGGAGGAACCCGCCATGCCATATAATAAAAAAAGAACCATGAGATCCATATGATAAAGACCCGCTTCTTATCTTTAGCCTAATTTCTTACTCAACctgtattttttcttttcccttattttttttcctttttttataaGACTTTAAGAAAAAGGGTAGGATTTTCCCTCTCTATGCATTCGGACGATAACATGTATTATGCTGATTCATATCGAATTTGTATGAGTATCCATTATTAACCACAGGTTAATAATAGATATTCAATGTCAGGAACCAAATTTGAACTGGTGACACGAGGATTTTCAGTCCTctgctctaccaactgagctacCCCAACCCTTCTTGAGGCACCATCCCCGTCCTACTAGAGGGATTGGGTATATGTCAATTCAAGAGAGTAAAAAAGCATTACAAAATCTTACCCAGGCCCTGGAATTTCAGTAAActtcaaaaaagaaaactttTAAAGTTGAAAATAATGATGTGAATTGTGAATGATTCAAACAGTGATTCCTTGATCATAGAGTTTCCTTTGTACATATATACCACAAGACTTGTGATACGAGTGCGGCTTTTCTGCTCCGATCCTTTTGTGAAATAATATAGTGAATGATAAATATAGCTAATTTTCGGGCGATGCCGAAAAGAAAAAAGACTAGAATTATAAGTAAACACTTGGGGAGTAAACCAAGCCTTTTTGTGGGGATAGAGGGACTTGAACCCTCACTATTTATAAAGTCGACGGATTTTCCTCTTACTATGAATTTCATTGTTGTCTGTGTTGATATTGACATGTAGAACAAGACTCTATCTTTATTCTCGTCCGATTAATCAGTTCGTCAAAAGATATATCAGACTATGGAGTGAATGGTTTGATTACTGATTATTCCATTCTTCCTTCAACCTGGAATAGATTCACAAAAATTATTctttttttatgtaattttttttagggCGACATTAATAGAATCTTTGATATTTCAGTACGTATACGTACATAACATATGTTTATCCTTCATTCTTTAAGGAGTTTAAATTCAAATCGAATATAAGGAGTCCTCTACCAACGTAGTCAACTCCATTCAATAGAATAACTTCCATTGAGTCTCTGCACTTATCCtttttttattttcgtttcagaatcccttaattttttttcttctgaaaacaTGATTTGGTTCAGGATTGCCCTTTTTTAGTTCCAGGATTTTTCTGAATTTGAAAGTTATCACTTAGTAGGTTTCCATACCAAAACTCAATTCAATAAAATCCTTAGTGTCTCGATTAGATAGCCTTATAACTATCTTGGAACTGCTTTAGATTTCTTACCGTGCAAATATTTAATATATATTTATCTGGAAAAACATAAAATATGTGTGTCAAACATGACACAACAAGGTTTTTTATGTGTTGTGCCGTATGCCATCCGGtgctttattttttttactaaattCCTAAGATAACACAACACGCTGCACATACATTAGACATGTTTTTATTCGTGTGTGTGCCAGCACAGCAAGGTGCATTTTACACCTCTAACCAGCACCCCTCACAATTAATAGCTTACTAAATTATGGACCTCGGATGTCAAAAAATGCTACTAAGTAACTTCTGGCCCAAAAGTTAGTCACTTTTGAGCAACACCCAAAACATCTTTACTTCGCGTGGAAGTTCGGATTCCCTGAAAGAGATGCAAGTAACTTCATCATCATTAGAGGGAAAGGAAGGCACTTGCGCGTGGTAGAGTAGTAGTTACTAGTGCTTTCAAAAGTGGATGTCTTGATTAGTTGATTATATCGAGAAAAACATCGTTTATGACATGTAGTAGTTAGATGCTAGTAGCCCAGTACCTGTAATGGTAATTGGTAACACTATATAATGACTAGAATTAAGGGCAGATTATGAGAAGTAGATGCGAGCATTGATATTGTTTCTTGTATAGTTATTTTTAAAGATAACATGTTGGTTCCCTGGCATGGGGATGTAAGGTTGAACCTGCGGATTCCGACAACACTTCAAAAgttacttttttatttttgaaagtaAAAGAATATAAAAGTCCAATCTAGAATGACTTGTAAAAGTAAATTTATAAAACAAATTATTGTTGCTTCTAATTTTTGAGATTGATTTCTATTCATGATATCCAAATATGCTAATCGGAGGAAAAATATTTTTAGTTACGGTCTTTTGTTTTTTTGCTCAAACCTTACTATTTTTGGTGCAGGATCAGTCTATGAAGCTTTTATCCACTAAAAGTTTTACCACATCACTGTTTAATGTACGTAGATGCTAAATTTTGGAAAATGATATATTGACCGATACTTGCTCCCGAATTTTAATCCCGCGAGTCATACAATGTTGGGACCCACGTTAAACTTTCCTTATCCCAATGTTGAGAGCCTTGTTTTTCTCCGTCGGATCCCCTCTCGGGATGATTATCGAGATAAAATGTCGGTCAGTGTGTCATCACTCCTGAATTTTATGCCACGTCAGTTGTAAAATTCAGGTTAATAACTTGATATTTTGATGTAAAATCTTGGGTTTCGACTTTCGGTCAAATTGTaacaaagaaagagaaaaaggcaAATAAGGAAAGACTAGTTTGCTAATTAATCATTGATATAGCTAGACTATAGTAGGTACATCTCATAACACAATTTTAACAAATACCATCAGAATGAAACGGAAAAGTGAAATGCTACTATTAAACAAGCAATTTAAGTATTTTACTATTTTAGCAAAGCCCTTAACAAGCAGAATCAGGCTGCACAGAATTTGAACGATTAATGTTAGTTCGTCGAGTAACTATTATGTAATAAACACCTATTCCTGACAGGACTGcgaaaacaaaagcaaaaacaattccAGAAATGCCTCCAGCTCCTAATACTAGTCTCTTACTATTACCACTACCACTACTACCCTGTACTGCTGTTGATTCCTTGCTTTCATGTGCTGGTGTTGCTCTTACTACAGCCGACGAAGTAGAAAATGCTGATGATCCTGACACTGGTGCGCAATTAAATTCATCACAAGGTTTAACGGCTTTCGGTGTATGtgtatttggatggaaaaagtcGTAAGCAGATGGAGAAAACGCCACTGGGTTCTCGAAAATAAGTCCATGGGGAGCTCTAGCTTGAGCTTGCGCTTGAGTTATGTATAAAGAAGATAGAGAACAGAGGAAACAGAGTAAAAATGTCCCCattaattaaattgtaaactgAATTGTGATATTGTTTCCGTGAACGGGAATTTAAGTAGTAGTGAGATTTTAAAAGAGTGGGTGTGATGGAGTAGGAAAATTTGGATGAGCATTATTTATAAGGGATTTGTTGGAATTTTAGGAGTGGGTGTGGGTTTTTGGTTGCTTAATCTTAAAAATTACTACTAAAGAATATGAGGGGAACAAAATTATGCCTACTTGTTAGTAAACTCATGGGGAATGCAGTGGCTCTGGCAGATAACGATCATGGATATTGCATGAGATGTCAGGGTTAGGGTGGTGTTGTGTGGGGAAGATGATTGATGAGGTCCATGAGGAGAACGGCGTGGGGTCTTGCTTAGTTAGGCAGCAACATATACTGTTCCCAAAGTCATGAGTGGAGTAATCTAGTTTAGGGAATTGATGTAATGAATTACGTGTACCTCCAATAACAAAACCATTTGAGCCAAGTTTTGTGGCCATAGGCATTATTAAAGAAGTTGTAATTAACTTGCGCATGCTGTGATGAAATCGATGAGTTTCTGATCGATGTTTTCTTGATGTTTTGCAGCCATATGCATTATTAACGCTAGTGTGGATACATATGCCATACACATGTTTGAATTTGACTcatttaacaatcataataagttctaagagcaactgcagtggtacgatcaaaaccagaaatcaaagaccaaaaaaagatcaaattttagaTTTAGTGCGTGGTGTCACGCTACGGTACTGGAATATATTTAATCGAGCGGAAATATAGCCTTCGTTTGGGAACGAAGTTATAAAGTTCGTCCCAAAGAGACGTACATATACATTAGCTTGTTGTGGGGCGTTTGAAGAAATgtacgcctggtatggggcgtacATATAATCCACGCGGGTACAAGGGACGGAGATATTAcgcctcttcctcctccttcatatccaccaccaacaacaacacatCTGCTGCCACCAACCGGTTACGACGTTCAGATCTGACAGCAACACCATCTCCCCCATCACCTCCTCCTCCACCTTCACCACCAGCAACATCACCTTCTCGATTAATATGCTGACAAATCTCTTAAATTCAAGAGTAAGCCCTAATGATTCAAGTTATTACAATCTTAATTAACCAAATCCATTACATTTAAGTCATTGTTAAGTTTTATCAGAGATAGTTTTTGAAGACGAGTGATGAGTCATTTTCGTGGAAATAACTCGGATCTATAAAACCAAATGGGAAAGTTGCGGTGGATTATTAACAAGAGGCAATTGCGGTGGTCtggttttttctaaaaaaaatttttTTGTGGTGGCGACGAAAAATTTAGCAGaagattttctagggtttttgattgatttttgtttaatctcTTAAATCTGTATCTCAACTGAAAATCCGATGTTGTAATAGTCTTGATTTGCAGGTGCTGGTATTTTGTATTGGTATCTATGAATTTGGGAAATCTCAATTGAAAAAATTCTGGTAAGTAATGATTCTTTATCTTTGAATAATGTATGAAATTGTTGTTTTCAAGTTGGTTtgatttgaaattagggttcttattcatgaaaatgaaaagaaaatccaGTGTTATAGAGTGACGACCCTTCTTTGTCATACTTCTACCATTGATTTGGTAACATATGTAAAATTGTGTTTCAATTGGTGAGGTAACTAATGTTTTGGTAGGTCCTTATAAAATTGATACATATTAGTGGTTCTTCTACTTTGGGTTATATCTGTGTATATTATTAATTCTGAATTTATAACCGAGGAAGCTGTATGATGTTGTTTGTAACTACTTGAAGCTAATGCATACTTTGTTAACTCGAAACATGTGGCATTACATTTGATGATCATGCGTAAAGAGTGTTTGCAAGGAAAATGGGAATCAATCTTGgtctagttttttctttttcattttttttcggtAAAAGAAATTTGCTGGTTTGTGGTTCTATTGGTGGTAGTGCTAGTGCGGGTTTGGTGGCGGTAGTGGTGTTGCAATTTCTGTTCCTGTTTTACATAGACCAACATATGAATTGCTAACATGCATAGAGCGATGAGCGATGAAATTTACATTGTCATTTATGTTCCTGTTTAAGTTGGCGACTGGTGTTGTGATTCCATATTTATGTATTGAAACTACAAAACATCCTTAAGAGAGATAATGAGAGAGTTGTTAAAATGCCTTTCTTGCATTTTGCACATTCATTTTTGGTTGTACCTTTGCACAGTTCTTTGGTATTGTAATAGTATTGATTTGCAGGTGCTGGTATTTCTGTGCTAGGTTCTATGAATTTTGGAAATCTTTGGATTTCAGcatggaaaaaattctttcacCAGAAGCTAGTCGTCTGCAATCAGAATTTGCAAAAAGTGAGTtattgacttcttctttttctgttaaataggAGCGTGAGTTCTTATAGATAAATTATTACCATACAATATGTTTTGTAATCTCAATATATGAGTTCTTATAACAATCATACATTTGCCAAGTATTTCTTGTTACTTAGTGAATCATATCAGTTTTTTTTGGACAATTAAATTACTTTTAAGTAACATAAACTGCATTTGCTACACCAAGAAAGATTGTATTGACGAAACTAAATTTTGTTAGTAACAtttttttgttgaaaccaattttggtttcatctgatttttttcattttctatgAAATCAGTTTTGGTTTCATTTTATTTTGAAGTTTTTATCAACGAAACCCCTAGTAATATAGTTATTTTCTGTTTTGGTGGCGTCTGGTTGGTGTTTATGGAAGCGGTAACGGCGGTGGCgcagtggagatggtggtggccgATAATGGCGGTGgcgaggtaatggtagtggtggttatGGTTCTAGTGGTTGTGGCGGCGATGGGGGTGGTGCATAAAGATAGTTGCAAGTATGCAAGATCTTCTAGGGATTGGAGAGTACAGCCCTAGTTCGACCAACTTTCATTGATTATAAAACACTCAAGAGtacatttatgatgaaaccaatttcggtttcatctaaatttggtgaaaccgattttggtttcatctaatcttgccttatttttcttttgaaatttttcGGTGAAACCAACGTTGTTGGTGATAAATAATATTCTATTGAAACAAGTATTGATTTCATCtgcatttgatcaatattttttgAGTTTGTATTGACGAAACTAAACATAGATGAAACAAAAAAtagttttttgatgaaaccaattttagtttcatcaattattatttttagtaATATAGAGATGGAttgtttttgatgaaaccagttttggtttcatcaaattcttttagTGATATAGAGATGGATTGTTtttctgatgaaaccaaacattttttttttgatgaaaccagttttagtTTCATCAATTTTTAGTTACGAAGGTGATGGTATTGGTGGTTATGGTGCCACTAGGGTGGTAATGGCGGTGGTTGTTTTGTTGACATCGGTGTTGGTTGGCATTGTTGGCGGCTAGTGGTGGTTGGATTTGTTAgaggcggaggtggtggtggttttatgaatatttggtggtggtgggtggtggcgTTGTTATGTGTGCTgtttggtggtggcggtggtggcaaCGGCAGTGGTAGcagtggtggtcggcggtggtggtCAGTGGTGTTGGgtgctggttggtggtggtggcggtggttgcgacaacggtggtggtggcggtggtcgaCTGTGGTGGTCGGTAACAGTGATGGCGAcgacggtggtggtcggcggcggtGGTTGGCGGCGACGCGGTGGTGGTCGCGGCATGGTGGTCCGCCGACGGCGGATGGTGGTCGGTGGTGTTGCTAATTGATGGTGGtgggttgttgttgtttttgttgataatataataaaaattaaaagtggggatgatttttgttttgttgggatgatttaaactagaagggtattatagacagtttatgttaaatggggtttttgtgaacaatttgttttgttggattttttatgcatggatagtgacacctttggtgtTGTAACTCACGGATTATTTAACAATATAAAATTTGAAAGCAATGGCATTTTTTGAGTAGAATTGTGAACACAAAAGTAACGATCATAGCTTCGTGTTCACGATCAATATTCGCAGTGATGGTTTGTGCGATACTTGAAATACATGAATAAACGCAGAATAAAATAACGGGGAGAACTCTAAGCATAAAAGCTCGTCATCGCTCTATTTATGCTTAGTTCGAATGCACGGTAACGATCATAAATAAACACGCAAGACAAGATAAATAATAAGTACAGAATATAAATGAGACaacgatttacgtggttcgacactaaggcctacatccacggggtattGAGATTTTCACTATGGATTGATCGGGATTACAAGGCTCAGTCAAATGACTCTGAGTTAATGGAACGAAGATAAAGTAAAAGGGGATTTCTCATACCTAATGTCTTACACTTTCTCTCTCTAATAATAATTCTCTCCTAAAATGGTCGACCCCTTCTTCTTTGGTCGAGCAAGGTATTTATAGACTCTTCATGTGGGCCTCTCTTACTGACATTGTTGTCACTTATCGTCTTGGTTAGTGTGCCGATCCCGAAGACTATTTTCGTGATGATCCGAAGCCTCCAACGGTAATATGTTGCAACGATGATCCACCTCCATTTCTTCCATATGAATTGCGACACGTATCCTATGTTCGTAGCATTTAATACGGGTGGTTGGGCAGTCCATACGCGTAAGAAAGTTGCTGCCGCAGCATTCACTTTCATGTCGGTGAATTTCATCTCCTCCGTCTATTTCGGATCTGCCTTGGGATGGAGTAAAGTAACTTTCCTGATCTCCTATTATGCTTCGCGGTAGTCATTACATCAGGTACTCCTTAACCTATTGATCGCTGGCTGGATCTATTTACTATGAATACATGGCAGTTGATGATTCATGTTTCTGAAGTGTTGTAACATGGCATCATAGTTTGATGCTACTTTGTTTTATGAAGTACACGTGTATTCTTCTTGACACGTGGTTGATtatgaattatgtgtatacaatttgcccATTTTCTTCTAAGTTTGACGAGGGTCAAagtttgaagaaaaactcctcgtTCTACACATTTCCCATTCCCTGTAATAACCTCCCCCCGATTTTTGTGGAGGTGTTTTTCTCCCTTTATTGCGGCTATAAATATGAGGGAAGGTCTGGgtataataaatttttattgCCTTCTCATTCTTATTCTTTTTCTAGTTCTTCTTAGACTCTCTGAGAAGCATTAACTTATCTTCttcattcttttattctttttctctTAAGTTTTGCTGGATTTTATTCATTAGTACTGCACATAGTTTGTATTGACAGCGTTTTTCTCAGTAATATCCTCATAACTGGGAAGATTTGGTTGGTGATTCTTTACTGTCCCTTTCTTTCAACTCTTGATTCCGCTATTTTTACAGGTATGTTGATTTGTTACTGCTTTGATGGTTAGGTTTTCTTGCTTCTTCTCTGCTATTGTTGTTATTACTTCTAGGTTTCATGACGGAGAACATGATAtacaaaagtatatatacttccCTTGTGCTTACCATCACAAATGTGTAACCCTTTGTTGATTTTGATTGGATTATTTTTTCTTTGATTATCCTGTGTTTATGATGTCCTGATGATATTCTTCATGAGAATTAATTATCATGGATCAGTTCCGATCTTCGTTTTCCTCCGATGTCCCCCTTAGGTTGTTGTGGCGGATAATGAACGAAGACCTAGTCTTTATAGGTCTTCGCAGCAAAGTCCTTAGATCTCCGCCTCTAAGAAGTCCTGATATTTCTTCTCCGCCGAAGGATCCGCCACAGATCTTCCTAGTTATACCTTCGTCCTCAGAAGCCTTCTTCGTCATCTGATCCAATGCTTCTTATCAAAAAGGGGGGAGTAAAGAAAGGTTCTCGTTATGTAGTTGATCGTAACGTACAGGAAGATCACTTTCCAGCATTCAGACCGTTGGCAGCTCAGCCTCTTCGTTCTATCGCTCCACGCTATCCCTTTTGTCCCACAAAGGTCTAAGCCTTCGTCGAAAGGTCCGAGTCTGTCGAGGAATCCATCGGTGAAGAGAAAGTCTCGGATACCGAATCCTCCATCGGGTAAAGCAGCATCCCCTGACGTTTCCCTTTCGGTACAAATTGCTTCGGTTTCTTCATCAAGAAAAAACGGGCTCCTGTGTCCTTCAgaaatattgttgttgaagattttaaAGTAAAAGCAATGGTCTTGAGCGTTTTGAGGTTCGTTTTTACAATCAAGGGACGGTCTTACTTATGATTGATAAAAAATTATAAGTATGATTCCCACATCTCTTTACTACCGTTGGAAGCGTTCGAAGTGGGTCTAATGCTTCCTTTGTATAAATGGAAGGATTCGTTCTATTACGATTGCTGGCTCATCGTGGTGATGGTTATAATACTCACACTCACTGCCACTCAGTGGCTCAATTAAATGGAATTACTGGCGATGCCTTCGAGGGCTATCTTCGGAGTAAGGGTAAGACTACCATGACATGCTATAACCTGATCCTGAGCAGAAAAATTGGTATAAAACCGCGAAGAACTTAAATGCTTCATTGGAAACTATGTCAATATCAGGAACCGGAAAATATGGAGTGTTGGGATTCATACGATcgctgctcctcgtggtgagattcGTCTTTTAAGAGAAGTAAGTGACACGAAACTGCGATATGTCCCTGGTACTGAATCTTTGACAACTAAAGCTCTTTCCCCTTAAGGAGCATCTTCGTCGTGATTACGATCATGAGTGGCATGATACTATACCCTTGAGGTTATTGGTCCTTGGGCCTACGGATGGATCCCCGGTGAACATGGATGAGAGCCTACTGATCAGACCAAAACCTCGTTCCGATCCTCCAGCCCGCTACGGTGACTATTGTCCTTGGGATTTGAATTTTGCTGGCATGAAGTTCGAATACTGGTTGATGATGGTGACAGGAAAGTTCTGAAGTTGACCTTCCTTCAAAAGTGGAAACTACTGCCAAGGTATGATTTGATTTATATTAGTATATGTATGTTGCCCCTCGAATCAGAGATTGACATATGTTCGTTGTAGGCTTCAAAGAAACAGAAGATTGATCCTGGAAGATCTTCTACCATGGAATTTGAAGAAACAGAGATTCCCGAGGTGACCAGTCCGGTAGTTGACTAAGAGGAAATAAATCAATGAGGAATTAGaagagaggaggaagaagaagaacatctaGGAATGACTGAGACTACGAGACCCCCCCGATCCTCCTACCGATACTAAGAAGAAACCGAACTTGGGGTCAAGTGGTATCACTAGCCGATCCTGAGTGGGCTGCATCTCCTCATCGTGAGACTAACGATCCTGGTTACAATCATTGGGGCGGTCCTTTCATTCCTCAACCCATCGATGTTCTAGACGAGGAGTTCCAGCATCCAAATTCTGAGTTTTCTTTGGTAAATTTATTCTGCCGGTGGTCAGACTACTGGGGCGCTCTCATGGGTGTAGCTTCGGATTTCACCTTGTTGTCTCTTAACGATGCTTGGGAGGTGGAAGTCGAAGAAGATGGTGAGAAGGTTATTGAGGAGAGAGTATCCGATGGGGAAGATGCTGAGCTTCCAGTCTACTAATGAAGTGAAAGGCCAAGAAAACAGATGTTGTTGATTCTTCGAAGCTTTTTGTTAATTCAGTGATGCACAGTTGATGATGATGAGACCTTCGACTAGTTAGAGGAAAAGGTCTTATGAACGTTCCCCATCCTACTCCCATCTTCTCCGGTGAGAGAGACTCTGATGCTTTTACTCGTCGACATATGGAGTTTCGTCTCGTGAGAAGGTTAACGAAGTATGGCATTTTTGAAAGCAATGGCATTTTTTGAGTAGAATTGTGAACACAAAAGTAACGATCATAGCTTCGTGTTCACGATCAATATTCGCAGTGATGGTTGTGCGATACTTGAAATACATGAATAAACGCCGAATAAAATAacggggagaactctagcataaaAGCTCGTCATCGCTCTATTTATGCTTAGTTCGAATGCACGGTAACGATCATAAATAAACACGCAAGACAAGATAAAATAAGTACAGAATATAAATGAGACaacgatttacgtggttcgacactaaggcctacatccacgggtatTGGGGAGATTTTCACTATGGATTGATCGGGATTACAAGGCTCAGTCAAATGACTCTGAGTTAATGGAACGAAGATAAAGTAAAAGGGGATTTCTCATACCTAATGTCTTACACTTTCTCTCTCTAATAATAATTCTCTCCTAAAATGGTCGACCCTCTTCTTCTTTGGTCGAGCAAGGTATTTATAGACTCTTCATGTGGGCCTCTCTTACTGACATTGTTGTCACTTATCGTCTTGGTTAGTGTGCCGATCCCGAAGACTATTTCGTGATGATCCGAAGCCTCCAACGGTAATATGTTGCAACGATGATCCACCTCCATTTCTTCCATATGAATTGCGACAC comes from Papaver somniferum cultivar HN1 chromosome 7, ASM357369v1, whole genome shotgun sequence and encodes:
- the LOC113295312 gene encoding uncharacterized protein LOC113295312, with protein sequence MGTFLLCFLCSLSSLYITQAQAQARAPHGLIFENPVAFSPSAYDFFHPNTHTPKAVKPCDEFNCAPVSGSSAFSTSSAVVRATPAHESKESTAVQGSSGSGNSKRLVLGAGGISGIVFAFVFAVLSGIGVYYIIVTRRTNINRSNSVQPDSAC
- the LOC113298586 gene encoding uncharacterized protein LOC113298586 isoform X2, translated to MLTNLLNSRVLVFCIGIYEFGKSQLKKFWFYEFWKSLDFSMEKILSPEASRLQSEFAKILVSSIFSYEGDGIGGYGATRVVMAVVVLLTSVLVGIVGG
- the LOC113298586 gene encoding uncharacterized protein LOC113298586 isoform X4, giving the protein MLTNLLNSRVLVFCIGIYEFGKSQLKKFWFYEFWKSLDFSMEKILSPEASRLQSEFAKTVTAVAQWRWWWPIMAVAR
- the LOC113298586 gene encoding uncharacterized protein LOC113298586 isoform X1; amino-acid sequence: MLTNLLNSRVLVFCIGIYEFGKSQLKKFWCWYFCARFYEFWKSLDFSMEKILSPEASRLQSEFAKILVSSIFSYEGDGIGGYGATRVVMAVVVLLTSVLVGIVGG
- the LOC113298586 gene encoding uncharacterized protein LOC113298586 isoform X3; protein product: MLTNLLNSRVLVFCIGIYEFGKSQLKKFWCWYFCARFYEFWKSLDFSMEKILSPEASRLQSEFAKTVTAVAQWRWWWPIMAVAR